A window of the Xiashengella succiniciproducens genome harbors these coding sequences:
- a CDS encoding DUF6443 domain-containing protein, giving the protein MKCLLVMLLFVITSQVKAFSQTINPPTTYGATICAEGTAVLTAVHSNSGSSTGNTVIGQKWYTSPQKINRLSDSEVIIQYTGSMYITSVTKTFSTSTTYYVVNVGSNGHESSPAPVTVTVNPPTNPTLTITPDIGYICDGETITFSASSNGSLSGYYWTASGGGVSGSGSGSTFSTVFRQGTVVSLSATSSGSGCFKSGRVSATTNSMSVIVNPKPTVYTVTGGGSYCEGGTGVSIRLSGSQTSVYYQLYNGSTPVGPLISGSGGVIDFGNQTAAGTYTVAGIAKSGYCNVQMSGSATVTVNPTPTVTITNPDAVCSPSTVNLKAAGVTTGSTAGLTYTYWTNSSATTSYTTPTAATAGTYYIKGTTAQGCSSVKPVTVTVNPKPTVTITNPDAVCSPSTVNLKAAGVTTGSTAGLTYTYWTNSSATTSYATPTAATAGTYYIKGTTSQGCFSVKPVTVTVNPTPTVTITNPDAVCSPSTVNLKAAGVTTGSTAGLTYTYWTNSSATTSYATPTAATAGTYYIKGTTSQGCFSVKPVTVTVNPTPTVTITNPDAVCSPSTVNLKAAGVTTGSTAGLTYTYWTNSSATTSYATPTAATAGTYYIKGTTSQGCFSVKPVTVTVNPTPTVTITNPDAVCSPSTVNLKAAGVTTGSTGGLTYTYWTNSSATTSYATPTAATAGTYYIKGTTSQGCFSVKPVTVTVNPTPTVTITNPDAVCSPSTVNLKAAGVTTGSTAGLTYTYWTNSSATTSYATPTAATAGTYYIKGTTSQGCFSVKPVTVTVNPTPTVTITNPDAVCSPSTVNLKAAGVTTGSTGGLTYTYWTNSSATTSYATPTAATAGTYYIKGTTSQGCYDIKPVTVTVTNFVENIAYYDGLGRIAQSIAIGANNGKNLVTPVAYDLMGRTSISYLPYINTKSGNYDANWKNNQMNYIDTLYPNDARVFSETVYEKSPLSRVDTTFAVGKDMLSYPTVNTYGYNLANSVVKFSVDAQGNLQRNGYYDQGLLHKQSVAQDGQETIIYKDAFGRELAKVQNDNGKKWFTYTVYDGYGRVAMILPPEASDRLIPPNAVSADIIAKYAYRYIYDGFNRVITKYLPGCEAIEYVYDKGGRVIVTVDGEMNTLFTEYDVMGRSVRTSMVQLNTDLATLRRYPETVNSRVTVLKTLAEYRYDNADNRNLVFQANPIVSSNLLSPSDKGRLVYEKQYVLDDDTYLERNFFYDTHGRLIQTVERDASDYLHTYTTQYDFVGNVLKNSEEHKIGSKTDSKLTENTYDSYSRLLSSKTTVNNGTPATVRFTYNDLGQLENTTYGTSQTLTERYAYNIQGWKIQTASSKFSLNLHYFDAKYATPCHNGNIAEMDWLQSGQPLKTYAFTYDKLNRLTSSALYENNTLTSRYEEKSLTYDGQGNILTLIRTNENSVETTYNYTYNGNQLTTLTQNSTAYSYTYDDKGNMEHDGRKNLDFTYNVVNLPSVVKKNNTVVAQYRYLANGTKLSVKGADGKGYSYMGSMIYTNNNGVLALESTDFAGGRIYATNNTTEAHYHLSDHLGSPRVILNESMDILEQNDYYPFGMRHDNAAMMVSNNRFRYNGNEEQQIGGLDVLDYGKRFYDPALGRWHSIDPRAEKYDGLSPYNYCANNPIKYIDPEGDTIIIGNLIDRTLNKIGIKTEYVQKVEQDIIQLKFSGDSEVRDMINELESSPRDHKIVPTKSEKEGNSVDLNKNKAKRGEKQGTTINYNPDKKTTVAGDFREPRVGLAHEMRHSSDADKGVMNFNTTSNGIPLYEVKAVKTENKVRKAIGSHRRITYGGQDIPRGMLREDYEIK; this is encoded by the coding sequence ATGAAATGTTTACTTGTGATGTTACTGTTTGTCATTACATCACAAGTAAAAGCATTTTCACAAACGATTAATCCTCCAACAACCTATGGCGCAACAATATGTGCCGAAGGAACAGCTGTTTTAACGGCAGTACATTCAAACTCTGGTTCTTCTACTGGCAACACTGTTATAGGTCAAAAGTGGTATACCAGCCCACAGAAAATCAATAGGTTATCTGATAGTGAGGTAATAATTCAATATACAGGAAGTATGTACATAACGTCCGTTACGAAGACGTTCTCTACCAGTACCACTTATTATGTGGTGAATGTAGGCTCGAATGGACATGAAAGCTCCCCAGCGCCTGTAACCGTAACAGTAAATCCTCCAACAAATCCCACCTTAACAATCACACCTGATATTGGCTACATCTGCGATGGAGAAACAATTACTTTCTCAGCCAGTTCCAATGGGTCATTGTCTGGTTATTATTGGACCGCTTCCGGTGGAGGTGTGTCTGGTTCTGGGTCAGGGAGTACTTTTTCAACTGTTTTCAGACAGGGCACAGTGGTGTCATTATCGGCAACCTCTTCGGGAAGTGGATGCTTTAAATCAGGTAGGGTTTCTGCTACAACCAATAGTATGTCTGTTATTGTAAACCCCAAACCGACCGTTTATACGGTTACTGGAGGAGGTAGCTATTGTGAGGGAGGGACTGGAGTGTCCATTCGCTTATCGGGTAGTCAGACCTCGGTATACTATCAACTATATAATGGTTCGACCCCTGTAGGCCCGTTAATATCAGGCTCCGGTGGTGTCATTGATTTTGGTAATCAAACCGCCGCTGGCACATATACAGTTGCAGGTATTGCAAAATCTGGGTACTGTAATGTCCAGATGTCTGGAAGTGCCACGGTAACAGTAAATCCAACTCCAACAGTAACGATTACAAACCCAGATGCTGTATGTTCTCCATCAACGGTGAATCTAAAAGCAGCGGGAGTGACTACTGGCTCAACTGCCGGTTTAACCTACACTTATTGGACGAATTCCAGTGCAACAACCTCGTATACAACCCCAACTGCCGCCACAGCCGGCACCTATTATATTAAGGGAACAACAGCCCAGGGTTGTTCCAGTGTTAAGCCAGTCACCGTAACAGTGAATCCAAAGCCAACGGTTACAATTACAAATCCAGATGCTGTATGTTCTCCATCAACGGTGAATCTAAAAGCAGCGGGAGTGACTACTGGCTCAACTGCCGGTTTAACCTACACTTATTGGACGAATTCCAGCGCAACTACCTCGTATGCAACCCCAACTGCCGCCACGGCCGGCACCTATTATATCAAGGGAACAACATCCCAGGGTTGTTTTAGCGTTAAACCAGTCACGGTAACAGTAAATCCAACTCCAACAGTAACGATTACAAATCCAGATGCTGTATGTTCTCCATCAACGGTGAATCTAAAAGCAGCGGGAGTGACTACTGGCTCAACTGCCGGTTTAACCTACACTTATTGGACGAATTCCAGCGCAACTACCTCGTATGCAACCCCAACTGCCGCCACGGCCGGCACCTATTATATCAAGGGAACAACATCCCAGGGTTGTTTTAGCGTTAAACCAGTCACGGTAACAGTAAATCCAACTCCAACAGTAACGATTACAAATCCAGATGCTGTATGTTCTCCATCAACGGTGAATCTAAAAGCAGCGGGAGTGACTACTGGCTCAACTGCCGGTTTAACCTACACTTATTGGACGAATTCCAGCGCAACTACCTCGTATGCAACCCCAACTGCCGCCACGGCCGGCACCTATTATATCAAGGGAACAACATCCCAGGGTTGTTTTAGCGTTAAACCAGTCACGGTAACAGTAAATCCAACTCCAACAGTAACGATTACAAATCCAGATGCTGTATGTTCTCCATCAACGGTGAATCTAAAAGCAGCGGGAGTGACTACTGGCTCAACTGGCGGTTTAACCTACACTTATTGGACGAATTCCAGCGCAACTACCTCGTATGCAACCCCAACTGCCGCCACGGCCGGCACCTATTATATCAAGGGAACAACATCCCAGGGTTGTTTTAGCGTTAAACCAGTCACGGTAACAGTAAATCCAACTCCAACAGTAACGATTACGAATCCAGATGCTGTATGTTCTCCATCAACGGTGAATCTAAAAGCAGCGGGAGTGACTACTGGCTCAACTGCCGGTTTAACCTACACTTATTGGACGAATTCCAGCGCAACTACCTCGTATGCAACCCCAACTGCCGCCACGGCCGGCACCTATTATATCAAGGGAACAACATCCCAAGGTTGTTTTAGCGTTAAACCAGTCACGGTAACAGTAAATCCAACTCCAACAGTAACGATTACGAATCCAGATGCTGTATGTTCTCCATCAACGGTGAATCTAAAAGCAGCGGGAGTGACTACTGGCTCAACTGGCGGTTTAACCTACACTTATTGGACGAATTCCAGCGCAACTACCTCGTATGCAACCCCAACTGCCGCCACGGCCGGCACCTATTATATCAAAGGAACAACATCCCAGGGTTGTTATGATATAAAACCGGTAACTGTAACAGTTACTAATTTTGTAGAGAACATAGCCTATTACGATGGTTTGGGGCGCATTGCCCAAAGTATAGCCATTGGTGCTAATAATGGCAAAAATCTGGTAACGCCCGTAGCATATGATTTGATGGGTCGCACCTCTATATCCTATCTGCCTTATATCAATACAAAAAGTGGAAATTATGATGCAAATTGGAAAAACAATCAGATGAATTATATAGACACATTGTATCCCAATGATGCACGTGTTTTTTCGGAAACGGTTTATGAAAAATCTCCTCTTAGCCGCGTGGATACTACTTTTGCCGTAGGGAAGGATATGTTGAGTTATCCAACCGTCAATACCTATGGATACAATTTGGCCAACAGTGTTGTCAAGTTTTCAGTCGATGCCCAGGGAAATCTTCAAAGGAATGGTTATTATGACCAGGGCCTGCTTCACAAACAAAGTGTAGCTCAGGATGGACAGGAAACCATAATCTACAAAGATGCTTTTGGTCGGGAGCTAGCGAAAGTACAAAATGATAACGGTAAAAAATGGTTTACATATACCGTGTACGATGGCTACGGCCGTGTAGCCATGATATTGCCACCCGAAGCCAGCGACCGGCTAATACCTCCGAATGCTGTTAGCGCTGATATAATTGCAAAATATGCTTACCGTTATATTTATGACGGGTTTAATCGTGTAATAACCAAATATTTGCCTGGGTGTGAGGCAATAGAGTATGTTTATGATAAAGGCGGCCGTGTAATAGTGACAGTTGATGGTGAAATGAATACACTTTTTACTGAATATGATGTAATGGGTAGAAGCGTCCGTACTTCAATGGTTCAACTTAATACTGATCTTGCCACGTTGCGACGTTATCCGGAAACCGTTAATAGTAGAGTAACGGTGTTAAAAACGTTGGCCGAATACAGATATGACAATGCCGATAACCGTAACCTCGTATTTCAGGCCAACCCGATAGTGAGTTCAAATTTGCTGAGCCCCTCTGATAAGGGTAGGTTAGTTTACGAAAAGCAATATGTACTCGATGACGATACTTATTTAGAACGCAACTTTTTTTACGATACCCATGGTCGCCTCATTCAAACTGTAGAACGTGATGCCAGTGACTATTTACATACCTACACCACGCAATATGATTTTGTAGGTAATGTGTTGAAAAACAGCGAAGAACATAAAATTGGCAGCAAAACAGATAGTAAATTGACCGAAAACACCTACGACAGCTACTCACGCCTGTTAAGCAGCAAAACAACCGTTAACAACGGAACACCTGCTACTGTCAGATTTACATACAACGATCTTGGACAGCTAGAAAATACCACTTATGGTACTTCTCAAACGCTGACTGAGAGGTACGCCTATAATATTCAGGGGTGGAAGATCCAAACGGCAAGTTCAAAATTCAGTTTGAACTTGCACTACTTTGATGCTAAGTATGCTACCCCATGCCATAACGGTAATATTGCCGAGATGGATTGGCTGCAAAGTGGTCAGCCGCTAAAGACTTATGCCTTTACCTACGACAAGCTCAATCGTTTGACCAGTAGTGCCTTGTACGAAAACAATACACTTACCAGCCGCTATGAAGAGAAAAGTCTGACTTACGACGGTCAGGGCAATATACTCACGTTGATCCGCACCAACGAGAATAGTGTGGAAACAACATATAACTACACATATAACGGTAACCAGCTGACAACGTTGACCCAAAATAGCACTGCGTATAGTTATACCTATGATGATAAAGGTAATATGGAGCACGATGGCAGGAAAAATTTGGATTTTACCTATAATGTAGTAAATTTACCTAGTGTTGTTAAAAAGAACAATACCGTAGTTGCTCAATATCGATATCTGGCCAACGGCACTAAATTAAGCGTAAAGGGAGCAGATGGGAAAGGATACTCTTATATGGGTAGCATGATATACACCAACAACAATGGAGTATTAGCATTAGAGAGTACCGATTTTGCCGGGGGACGTATTTACGCCACCAACAACACCACCGAGGCCCATTACCATTTGAGCGATCACTTAGGCAGCCCGCGCGTTATCCTAAACGAAAGCATGGACATACTGGAGCAGAACGATTATTACCCGTTTGGAATGCGCCACGACAATGCTGCAATGATGGTTTCAAACAACAGGTTCCGTTACAATGGTAATGAGGAACAACAAATCGGAGGATTGGATGTGTTGGATTATGGTAAGAGGTTTTATGACCCAGCTTTGGGGCGTTGGCATAGTATTGACCCAAGAGCTGAAAAGTATGATGGTTTATCTCCTTATAACTATTGTGCGAATAATCCAATAAAATATATTGATCCAGAAGGTGATACAATTATTATTGGAAACCTTATTGATCGGACTCTTAATAAAATTGGAATAAAAACTGAATACGTTCAGAAGGTAGAACAGGATATTATTCAATTAAAATTTTCTGGCGATTCCGAAGTGCGTGATATGATTAATGAGCTAGAAAGTAGTCCCAGAGATCATAAGATTGTACCAACTAAGAGTGAAAAAGAAGGTAATTCTGTTGATTTAAATAAGAATAAAGCAAAAAGAGGGGAAAAACAAGGCACTACAATTAATTATAATCCAGATAAAAAAACTACTGTGGCAGGAGATTTTCGAGAACCGAGAGTTGGTTTAGCCCATGAAATGCGACACTCTAGTGATGCTGATAAAGGAGTTATGAATTTTAATACAACTTCAAATGGAATTCCTTTATATGAAGTAAAAGCAGTTAAAACTGAAAATAAAGTAAGAAAGGCAATTGGGTCACATAGGCGAATTACTTATGGAGGGCAAGATATACCAAGAGGAATGTTGAGAGAGGACTATGAAATTAAATAG
- a CDS encoding type IV pilin protein, producing the protein MKKVVTKIKAFSLPELLVVLVIMGILVLLALPNLMPLISRAKSAEAQQQLIFLHTLQKSNFYSYSSYSSSLEDLGFEQQKLVTEGGNANYKIEITEADEHGFKAIATAVVDFDDDGDYNVWEINQDKELREIEKD; encoded by the coding sequence ATGAAGAAAGTCGTAACAAAGATCAAGGCATTTTCCTTACCTGAATTATTGGTTGTTTTAGTAATTATGGGAATTTTGGTTTTACTTGCACTGCCAAACCTAATGCCACTTATTTCACGGGCTAAAAGTGCTGAAGCTCAACAACAATTAATATTTCTCCACACTTTGCAAAAAAGTAACTTCTATTCATATTCAAGCTATTCCTCATCGTTAGAAGATTTAGGATTTGAACAACAAAAACTGGTGACCGAAGGAGGTAATGCTAATTATAAAATAGAAATAACCGAAGCCGACGAACACGGATTTAAAGCCATAGCAACTGCTGTTGTTGATTTTGATGATGATGGAGATTATAATGTATGGGAAATCAACCAGGACAAGGAACTTCGCGAGATAGAAAAAGATTAA
- a CDS encoding M23 family metallopeptidase, with product MHTILIRCLSPRVILAITFLSLTLNASTGNYPQWNFHFPLSNPTTISGSFGEIRTGHFHAGIDFTTDQRTGFPITAIDDGYVIRIAVSPTGYGKAVYIAHPNGYTSVYAHCEWFSDKIDAIVTELQYQKKSFALDVNFQPGEIPVKRGELIALSGNSGGSGGPHLHFEVRETDGERPINPHFFEMPVTDETPPVIEAIRIYPLDEGSTINGSSQPLYIPAVFHDGRYHLKGNPDIMVSGTIGVGVQTIDYAGENWRRNGIYTIKLMVNSSQWFMSSMDGFHFHETRYVNSHIDYAFRKSTGKTIQKSFVDENNRLPIYTTTPERGRIQTQPGKSYDLEYDIADPYGNISRLSFKMKGIEADPEATKGAEQHLLYIDPFNPYFISMDNFKARFPANSFYTKVPAVFELIPGNGIGIGTYFKVLSEDVPVHNYFDITIPIPDEYKGVKGLTGASISKGKLSYAGGKVEDGNMKIRTREAGIYCLAIDTVPPTIKLVGAPAGMDYSNNEKISIEIKDDFSGIDSYNCYINGEWMLFDYDLKSNRLNGFFRNLRIKPGVPQVLEVQISDKVGNKSSLTVEFKYK from the coding sequence ATGCACACTATATTGATCCGCTGCCTGTCACCACGGGTAATTTTAGCAATCACCTTTCTAAGCCTGACTCTTAATGCCTCAACAGGAAATTATCCTCAATGGAATTTCCACTTTCCGCTAAGTAACCCAACGACAATTAGCGGCAGTTTCGGGGAAATCCGCACGGGTCACTTCCATGCTGGTATTGATTTTACAACGGATCAAAGAACTGGTTTTCCAATCACCGCGATTGACGACGGTTATGTAATTCGTATTGCTGTATCCCCCACAGGATACGGCAAGGCTGTGTACATAGCCCATCCCAATGGCTATACTTCGGTCTATGCACACTGTGAATGGTTTTCCGATAAGATAGATGCTATAGTTACCGAATTGCAGTACCAAAAGAAATCCTTTGCCCTGGATGTTAACTTCCAGCCAGGTGAAATCCCGGTCAAAAGAGGCGAACTCATTGCCTTATCAGGCAACTCGGGGGGGTCAGGTGGTCCTCACCTCCACTTCGAAGTTCGTGAAACTGACGGAGAACGCCCCATCAACCCGCACTTCTTCGAAATGCCTGTCACAGATGAAACGCCCCCGGTGATCGAGGCTATTCGCATCTACCCTCTTGATGAAGGCAGTACTATTAACGGCAGCAGCCAACCACTATATATTCCTGCTGTCTTTCATGATGGTCGCTACCACCTCAAAGGCAACCCCGATATCATGGTTAGCGGCACGATAGGTGTTGGCGTCCAGACTATTGACTATGCCGGGGAGAATTGGAGACGTAACGGCATCTATACAATCAAACTGATGGTAAACTCGAGCCAGTGGTTCATGTCGAGTATGGACGGCTTCCATTTTCATGAGACACGCTATGTCAACAGTCATATTGACTATGCTTTCAGGAAAAGCACCGGAAAGACCATCCAGAAAAGCTTTGTTGATGAAAACAACCGACTGCCAATATACACAACCACACCGGAGCGTGGCCGTATTCAGACCCAGCCCGGCAAGTCTTACGACCTGGAATATGATATAGCTGACCCATATGGCAATATCTCGCGTCTTTCCTTTAAAATGAAGGGAATTGAAGCAGATCCGGAAGCAACCAAGGGGGCTGAACAACATCTACTTTACATAGATCCTTTCAATCCGTATTTTATAAGTATGGACAACTTTAAGGCGCGCTTCCCGGCCAACTCGTTCTATACTAAGGTTCCGGCGGTCTTTGAACTGATACCCGGCAATGGTATTGGAATAGGTACTTATTTTAAAGTTCTGAGCGAGGATGTCCCGGTACACAACTACTTTGATATCACCATCCCCATCCCTGACGAGTACAAGGGAGTCAAGGGACTGACCGGTGCAAGTATCAGTAAGGGTAAGCTAAGCTATGCAGGAGGCAAGGTCGAAGATGGCAATATGAAGATTCGTACTCGTGAAGCAGGAATCTACTGTCTGGCCATTGACACTGTACCGCCGACTATTAAACTAGTGGGAGCACCGGCTGGCATGGACTATAGCAATAATGAGAAAATAAGTATCGAGATAAAGGATGACTTTTCAGGTATAGATTCTTATAATTGTTATATCAATGGTGAGTGGATGCTCTTCGATTACGACCTGAAAAGCAACAGACTCAACGGTTTCTTCAGAAACCTGAGAATCAAACCGGGGGTTCCGCAAGTTCTGGAAGTACAGATTAGCGATAAAGTCGGCAACAAATCATCATTAACTGTGGAATTCAAATATAAATAA
- a CDS encoding NigD-like protein, whose translation MKKFLLWSSLLSLVFLLPACEDDDDSYSLGKYWVTTGTVSTYGTKPYVITTDNGDVLYPSSSSIPWFNVYDGMRVWVNYTILGDTKGREDIDHWVKINDMSEILTKGIFMLTPEKEDSIGHDPVEIRDYWFTGDYLTIIFRYGGGGTIHFINLVQDVDNPENEDGLPVLELRHNRRDDRKNYLMQGTVSFNLAALKKEGSNSVSFILKAKNFSDRDDFEKELTYEYGE comes from the coding sequence ATGAAAAAGTTTTTGTTGTGGAGCAGCCTGTTGAGCCTTGTGTTTTTATTGCCTGCGTGCGAGGATGATGATGACTCCTATTCTCTGGGTAAGTATTGGGTAACAACAGGAACGGTTTCAACTTACGGAACAAAACCCTATGTGATAACCACAGATAATGGAGATGTACTGTACCCCTCGTCATCGTCCATTCCTTGGTTTAATGTCTATGATGGAATGCGTGTGTGGGTCAACTATACAATTTTGGGTGACACCAAAGGGAGGGAGGATATAGATCATTGGGTCAAGATTAATGACATGAGCGAGATCCTCACAAAGGGTATCTTTATGCTTACACCTGAGAAGGAAGATAGCATAGGGCATGATCCGGTTGAGATAAGAGATTACTGGTTTACCGGCGACTATCTTACAATTATCTTCAGGTATGGCGGTGGAGGAACTATACATTTTATCAACCTGGTTCAGGATGTTGACAATCCTGAGAATGAAGATGGGTTGCCTGTCCTTGAACTGCGACACAACAGGCGGGATGACAGGAAGAACTACCTGATGCAGGGCACTGTATCATTCAATCTTGCGGCATTAAAGAAAGAGGGATCAAATTCAGTATCTTTCATCCTGAAAGCTAAAAATTTCAGCGACCGGGACGACTTTGAAAAGGAGCTGACTTATGAATATGGTGAGTAA
- a CDS encoding GspE/PulE family protein: MSIEKIPTEIIQLFSSKQAWEYQLIPYKTEGNTLFCYAIEGKDYTETSIEIEVLSGYRIICNAIAEQEISKNLQLYYRKTNVLKKSGNAIDNITAGQDFLMQLIEEAFDCYVSDIHIECYDERCRIRFRIDGKLIERYVVERRNYASLINQIKILSRLDISEKRLPQDGRILFNRHEKKFDVRVSSLPTIYGEKIVLRLLTRHVELLELVRLGFNEKQLNDYENAISKPYGLILICGPTGSGKSTTLYATLRKLNKECDNILTIEDPVEYTLEGINQVQLKEEIGLTFASALRTFLRQDPDIIMLGEIRDQETAQMAIRSSLTGHLIFSTIHTNTAWGSITRLIDMGIPSYFIANTLVMCVAQRLVRLLCPHCKQKAAATSDVKKMLPGNNNEYHYVATGCEKCYYTGYSGRKAIYEVIPIDNELAQKIREGEQDVDAILRNRNIITLHQAGLDMVLAGETSIEEISI, encoded by the coding sequence ATGTCAATAGAAAAGATCCCGACTGAAATCATTCAATTGTTCTCGTCAAAACAAGCCTGGGAATATCAGTTAATTCCTTATAAAACTGAGGGGAACACCTTATTTTGTTATGCAATTGAAGGAAAAGACTATACGGAAACCTCAATTGAAATAGAAGTATTATCAGGTTATCGAATTATATGTAATGCCATAGCCGAGCAAGAAATATCAAAGAATCTTCAGCTATATTACCGAAAAACCAATGTTCTAAAAAAATCAGGCAATGCTATTGATAACATTACTGCCGGACAAGATTTTTTAATGCAGTTGATCGAAGAGGCCTTTGATTGCTATGTTAGTGATATTCACATAGAATGCTACGACGAACGTTGTAGAATCCGTTTTAGGATAGACGGTAAACTAATAGAACGCTACGTTGTTGAAAGGAGAAATTATGCATCACTGATAAACCAGATCAAAATACTTTCACGATTAGATATTTCGGAGAAACGATTACCCCAGGACGGACGTATCTTGTTTAATCGCCACGAGAAGAAATTTGACGTTCGCGTTTCATCCTTACCAACTATTTATGGCGAAAAAATAGTTTTACGTTTGTTAACGCGTCATGTCGAGCTATTAGAGCTTGTCAGACTGGGCTTTAACGAAAAACAACTGAACGACTATGAAAATGCTATCTCCAAACCATACGGGCTTATTCTGATTTGCGGCCCAACAGGTTCAGGAAAGAGTACTACACTGTATGCCACATTACGGAAACTGAATAAGGAATGCGACAATATCCTCACCATTGAAGATCCGGTGGAATATACCCTGGAAGGGATAAATCAGGTTCAGTTAAAAGAAGAAATAGGATTAACCTTTGCAAGCGCCTTACGTACGTTTTTACGACAAGATCCTGACATCATTATGTTAGGCGAAATTCGTGATCAGGAAACGGCACAAATGGCCATACGAAGTTCATTAACAGGTCACTTAATTTTCTCGACCATTCACACCAATACGGCCTGGGGTAGTATTACCCGTTTGATTGACATGGGAATACCTTCATATTTTATTGCCAATACCCTGGTTATGTGTGTAGCACAACGTTTGGTCCGGCTATTATGCCCCCACTGTAAACAAAAAGCAGCAGCCACATCGGATGTCAAAAAAATGTTGCCTGGTAACAATAATGAATATCATTATGTAGCCACAGGATGTGAAAAATGTTATTATACAGGATATAGCGGACGAAAAGCAATTTACGAAGTAATCCCTATTGATAACGAATTAGCTCAAAAAATAAGAGAAGGCGAACAAGACGTTGATGCCATCTTAAGAAATCGAAATATAATTACCTTACATCAGGCCGGGTTAGATATGGTTTTAGCCGGCGAAACATCAATAGAAGAGATTTCAATATAA